Genomic window (Cellulosilyticum lentocellum DSM 5427):
AATCCAGAGTTTGCTAAGCATTCAGGAATTAACATTGGAAAAGTGATTATCTTAACTCAAATGTTAGCAGGTGCCATAGCAGGTATGGGTGGTGCAGTAGAACAAGCGGGTATGTATAATCGCTTTAACTGGCAAGACTCACCAAGTTATGCTTGGGATGGGGTTATTATTACAATTTTAGCAGGAAATAATCCTAAATACGTACCACTTGCAGCCTTCTTCCTAGGATATATTCGTGTAGGGGCAGACTTAATGTCTAGAAGATCAGATGTACAAAATGAACTTGTCGCTATTGTACAAGCTGTATTAATCTTATTTATCACAGCAGAACGTTTCCTTGCAGTGGTTAAACAAAGACAAGAATCTAAAAAAGCGTTAAGCAGTTATGGCGAATAGGAGGGAGAATAGACCATGGAATTATTATTAGACATTTTAAATACGTTAACACTTCCTGAATTTTATTTTGCCATGTTCCGTAGTGCTACACCAGTACTACTGACAACATTAGGAGCAATCATTGCTTCTAGATCAGGTTCAAGTAATATTGCTTTAGAAGGTACAATGCTTATGTCAGCTTTTACAGGGGTAGTGGTAAGTGCTTTTACGCAAAATGCGTGGATAGGGCTTTTAGGAGCTATACTTGCTGGCTTTTTAATGAGTAATATTTTAGCTTACTTTGCGCTTAAGTTAAAATCCAATATTATTATTTCAGGGATTGCGCTTAATACTTTTGCTTCAGGAGGAACGATCTTTTTCCTTTACCTTATTACAGGAGAAAAAGGAGCCTCAACTTCACTTCCTTCTTTAAAACTACCAAGCATTAATATTCCTATTATTGAAGATATTCCAGTAATAGGACAAATTTTATCAGGTCATCATGTACTCACTTACATAGCACTTATTTTAGTATTCGTTGTATGGGCTATGTTTAAGTACACAAGACTTGGTATGCACATTCGCGCCGTTGGTGAATCACCAGAAGCTATGGAATCTGTAGGAGTTTCTGTTAAAAAGATTAAATATATTGCTTTAAGCTTAAGTGGTATTTTAGCTGGTATGGGTGGTGCCTTCTTATCCATGGGTTATGTAGGACTATTCTCATCAGGTATGACAGCAGGACGTGGTTACATTGCCTTAGCAACACAAGCTATCGCAGCAGGAAACGCCATTGTAGGATTCTTTACTTCACTCCTTTTCGGATTCTGTGAAAGTCTTTCAAATTACTTACAAGGGGCATCTATTCCACTTCAATTCGTACAGCTTATGCCATACTTAATGATTACCATTGCTTATACATGGTACTGCAGTCATAAGCATAAACAAAAACTTAAGAAACAAAGACTAATGCAAGGGGAATAGTTATGATTGAACTACATTTACATCTAGATGGGTCACTAAGAGTGGAAACAGCACTTGATTTAGCGAAAATCCAAAATATTACTTTACCTACAGAGGATTTAAAAGAGCTTAGAAATCTTATGGAGGTACCAGAAGATTGTCCAACCTTACATGAATGTTTAAAGCGTTTTGATTTACCAATTATGCTTCTTCAAACAGAAATGGCAATAGAAAGAGTAAGTTTTGAGTTAGTAGAGGACTTACACAAACTAGGTGTAACGTATGCAGAGATTCGCTTTGCACCACAGTTTTCTACAGAGGAGGGTTTAACACAAGACCAAGTAGTAGCAGCAGCTATTAAAGGGGTTAAAAGAGGAATGGAAAAATATCCAGCTATTCGCTGCGGCCTTATTTTATGCTGTATGCGAGGAGCGGATATTGAAGAGAAAAACTTAGAAACAGTAGAAGTAGCTAAGAAGTATATGGGTGACATTGTATGCGCTGTAGACTTAGCTGGGGCAGAGTCTTTATTCCCTACTAAAATGTTCGAACCTGTTTTTGCTAAGGTCAAAGAATATGGGATTCCAGTAACAATTCATGCAGGAGAAGCAATAGGTGAAGTATCAGGCCCAGAAAGCATGAGAAAGGCTTTAGAATATGGTGCTAAACGTATTGGACATGGCGTAATGGCTATAGAAGATGAGACGCTTATTCAAGAGCTTATCGAAAAGGATATTACTTTAGAAGTTTGTGTAACAAGTAATTACCATACGAAATTAGTGCCTAGCCTCAAAGAGCA
Coding sequences:
- the add gene encoding adenosine deaminase; its protein translation is MIELHLHLDGSLRVETALDLAKIQNITLPTEDLKELRNLMEVPEDCPTLHECLKRFDLPIMLLQTEMAIERVSFELVEDLHKLGVTYAEIRFAPQFSTEEGLTQDQVVAAAIKGVKRGMEKYPAIRCGLILCCMRGADIEEKNLETVEVAKKYMGDIVCAVDLAGAESLFPTKMFEPVFAKVKEYGIPVTIHAGEAIGEVSGPESMRKALEYGAKRIGHGVMAIEDETLIQELIEKDITLEVCVTSNYHTKLVPSLKEHPIKQLFDAGVRVTFNSDNMIVSNTNIHKEIEILKTQLGFTDEEISTMQKYAREATFIK
- a CDS encoding ABC transporter permease, with translation MELLLDILNTLTLPEFYFAMFRSATPVLLTTLGAIIASRSGSSNIALEGTMLMSAFTGVVVSAFTQNAWIGLLGAILAGFLMSNILAYFALKLKSNIIISGIALNTFASGGTIFFLYLITGEKGASTSLPSLKLPSINIPIIEDIPVIGQILSGHHVLTYIALILVFVVWAMFKYTRLGMHIRAVGESPEAMESVGVSVKKIKYIALSLSGILAGMGGAFLSMGYVGLFSSGMTAGRGYIALATQAIAAGNAIVGFFTSLLFGFCESLSNYLQGASIPLQFVQLMPYLMITIAYTWYCSHKHKQKLKKQRLMQGE